The Homo sapiens chromosome 10, GRCh38.p14 Primary Assembly sequence ACTTTTCCTTGCCCAACATGAAAGCTAGTGGattgagagggaaggaagaagggaactGAAAAAGTATTacctttataaaaatagttttcaacCTGTTACTTGATCCTTCAAAGCCAAATTGGGTAGCATCATCTGTACAGACCCCAACACTAAATTCTCAAGTGTCTTTCTTTTCCATAGCCAGGTCTCAAAAGCTCAAATCTAAACCTACTGATGGAGTAGCAAAGGCTTCCTAAAATTGAGCAATACAGACCTAGGATTGCATGGGGGAATATGACAAGTCAAGACCAGTTACATTGTTGCTTAATTCATCGATAAGAGGCCAAGTTCTCCATTctcccccagctctgccactctgGGAAGAGCCCACTAGCCAGCCTCGGACTGCCAAAGATTGTTGACTCTAACTCTGTCTTAGGAGACGTCTGGTGGAATGCACAGTCCTGGGGTGCCATCTGTGTCTGCACCCCATCAGGCTTCCATTGAACATGAACAATTCTATAATTCTGACCATCATTGTTGTCCCAAAAGACTTGCCCATTAGCATGGTAAGAAATGCAGAACTCAATTTTCTGCTCAGTTGGAATGACAGGGGGTAAGTCAATGGCAAATGAGAAGGTATCACTATCTGTGCCACCATACACATTTTTCATATAGACACAGTCTACGTCAGTGTAGTTTTTCCAAGAATCGAAAGTGATACGGATCTGAACTTTCTTCTCAAAACTCACATTTTTGACTTTAACAGTCCCTGTCACTGTTCGCTCTTGCAACGAGCAGTTCTCCAGACAGACAAAGTTCTTCTGAAAGTGGCTCCGGAAACTTAAGTAATCGGTTGAAGGCTGAGGGAAATCTAAAATCAAGTTTTTCTCCTCGTGGTGTTTTAAGGCAGAGGAGATATCATTAAGGTCCAAGAGATCAAACTGCAGATCCCACGCTGGTTCTTCTGGGAGGTCGGAGAAGACATGGATCGCAGTGAGAGAGAGGCCCTTGGAGTCAGCAAACACAACGCGCTTCTTGGCTTGGTTGTGTGAGCACTTCCAGTCATTCTGTGATTTGGCTTTGTGTTTTATATTGAGACATGATTTCAGGGGCTTTAATTTATTCACAAAATGTCGTCGTTGAAATTCATCGTACGGGCCCAGGAAACTCTTCACAGGTGGTGAATGTGCCAAGCAAAGCCTCATGGCCACATCCACGGGCATGACCGAACTTGTCAAAGGACGTGGATCTAAAACCTGGATCATTCTGGAATGCAAAAAGAAGAGGGATTATCACCTGGATCGGAAATGCTCTTCCCCAGTGCCAAATACATATGTACTATTTTTGTGCTGACTGAATTATAGCCAGTGCACTAGATATCAGGCAGGTGCTATCATATGTAGTAAAAGAGAACAGTATTAAGTGATCAGATCTTCTATGTCTACCTCTACCCTTGGCCGGCTAAAGGCTATTAATTGCTTAAAACACTTAGAGGGTGATgggggtctcagtttccccatctgagaAATAAAAGGGTTCGATTTGATTATCTCCAAGGCAGCCTTGAGAACTGTGTGCTCTGTTCTGGACCAGTGGTCCTCAAACCTGTCTGGTCACTATGTCTAgggaattcattttctttctttcttgtctttcctcctttcctccttccctccttccttcctttcttcctctctctctctctttctctttcttctttctttccaattcctGGGACTCAGAACTACTGAGGCAGAACTTCTGGGGCTAGGGCCAAGGGATGGGTATGTTcttaaagcttcccaggtgattctaatgacCAGACAGGTTCAGGAGCCACAGTTCCAGACCCTCTGCTCCCTCTGGCTACGTTGGCTTATTTTGCTGCTAAATTGATTGACACTTCTCTGGTAAGGTaattcacttgaaaaaaaaaaaataacatgcaaCAGTTTTGAGAGTGAGAAGGCTAGAGAAGAAGTCAAAGAATCATCTTTGCACTTTGATTATCATGCtcttatttttcacaaataaCCACTGAAATACAAGCCAACAATTCATATGCACTTAAAAACTATATAATTGATAATTCACCTAAAGAGATGCCCATGACAAGTCCACATTTAAGTGGAAAAACTGATTACCTGAAAGTtggagtgttttaaaatatacattttatatatacaaacttataaatattgaaaaactCTATAGGAAATACACCTTTcctaataatttaataattattatttctgggTGATAGGATTATAGATTATCTATTTtcgtttttgttcttttttggcaTTTTCTAATAGACATTTATAAGTAGAAAGACAATAAAACcatttaaagttttaaacatGACTATGCTCAGCAATATTAAACCAAGAAGCATCTATAAAGAAGACTTTTCTCTGACCTTTAGCCCTCATCATATATTTCCAAGCTTATggtattaagatttttttccctatcttAGCCTTACAAGTAAGAGGTGTGTGTATACTGTACACGACATTTCTCAGTCTGGCTTTAGTAACTCTCCTCACAGCAGCTCTAAACATGTATGCAAGTGGTCATTATCACAAAAGTGTGTAATAACACTCGCAGAATTTACTGTGTTAGCTCTGGGGTTTTTCTGGGAGATCTGCAAACTtagaacaaacaaatgaaagctaAAGCTATATTTGTGGGTCTAATAATAGTTAATAGGCAGGATTTTTAGAGAAGTCTTCTGCTAAGCTATGTCTGGAGAAGctatttaaagtagttttatgggaggttttttttggtttttttgtttttttttttttactttttgcatttATAGAAAGACAGTTTTAGTTTGGGTGATTTCCTTGGAACTTTAAGTCCTGGACAAGAGTTAAAAGTAATCGTTTGCTCAAACTCTTGAGATTTTGCTATGGCAAACTGTGATAAGAAGGACGAATGAATGCAAACGTCgtcctgtaatttttttcctccaagctAAACCACCTAACCAGCAATGTCAGAGTGCTGTTCTCACCACTTCAGCTGCCCGAGTCTTTGGGACATTTGTGCAGGACCAAAAGAACAGCCGCATCCATGAGAAAATCCTAACTCAAGCTGATTCACGTTAAGATAATTTCTGCTTTAAGATGCTGATTACTAAAATAGGCTCTGCTTAAGAAATAGAGCCAAATTTCTACACCTCCAAGGCCTCTCGGTTGCCAGATTCAACTACGCAGTCAGTCCACTTGTCCTCCCCCTGGGGTGTCCATTTCCAGAGATGATAGAACTGAAACGCCCCCCAACTTCCCCACAGCTGCGCGTTCCCCTGTGTTCCTAGCGCGCAGAGTTGCAGCGAACCTACCTGGTGCAGCTCATTAGGCAGAGAGGCGGCGGACCCTAAAAGCCAGCACCCGCTGCCTGCACAAATTCGAACCACAGCTCCAGGCCTTGCCCCCGCGGCGGTCGCTGGGAGAGACTGAGGGCCCGGCGCCTAGAGGCCGCTTATCTGCTCCCAAGCACGTGACCCGATCCCTGGGACCAATCGCCGGGCCTCGAGCCCCAGGGCGCGACCAACCAGCGCCCAGCTGGGGCGCCAGCCCTCGCCCCGGCAACGTGATCGCCCCGGGGCGAGACGTGCAGAGAGCTATCTGGGCATCGCGGGGAGGTTCTGGGACTCCGCGGCCAGCTGGAACCAGCCGCGTAACGGGAACCCTGGGCTAGGGGCCGGGCAGGCACGTACCGCATGCAGCGGGCGCCGGCCAAGAGAGAGCGCAGCCAGCCTCGCCCAGGCGGGGCGCCAGTGCCTCAGGCTTGGGGCGGCTGTTACTTGGGAATAGCTTTGTGGGTCACTGCGGGTGAATCTGCACACAGAAGATGTGGCTCAAACCGAATGTGTATCGCATTTGAAATGTTTATATCGTTCATTACCCGGTGTATCCGCATTTCTCCCTCACCTTAGCCTGCGCGATCCCAAACTGGCTGCATGCTTTTCGATTAGTATGAGTTCACAGATGCACCACACAGTAGACAGCTGCCGGGAATTACCAACTTATCTAACAAATGTTGTTAGGAAAGCATACGAGCCCCATAAAACACCAAGGTGGCATTTAATTAAAAGACACTTCGTATTTCTGTCTATTCTTCAATTTTCTCCCCTGCGGGGAACACTAAAGCCGGAAGTGAAATGACCCTTTTCACACATACAGCCGGTCAAGAGGCAGCAGTCAACCCAAACCCCTTACTCAATTCTGACGTCCTTTGGCAGTGGTGTGgaaatcaaaatgttaaaataaaatttaaaaaatcacgcCGTATGTTTCATGGGCCTTCTGAGCCACTCACTTTCGCTGaagtttcattattttgattagtttgaagaatttttagaCCATCATTTACAACTGTAAAATTAAATGTCTAAGTCaagtctaaattatttttataaaacccaCATCCTAGTTTTGCTCCCCTAATTGAGCTATCCATTAgtcaattaaaatatacaaaaattcctATGTCTTTTAAACAACTGTCAAACAGTGGAATTGTTAAAATTAttagagtgaagaaaaaaatcacactgaATATCACTGGGAAAGGGACTTCATGCctgggttttatttttgaaatgaaatatctAACTAATGGCAGGTCTTCTAGCCCCTTTAGCTCAACCAAAACTAGCTGGAAGGTCTTTGGATTGACACTTACTAGCTACACGAATCTAGGCAAGTtctaacctcagtttcctcatgtgtaaaacagAGATAGTAACGTTCTGAAGATGAAGTAAGATGGTGCCAATGAACAGACTCAGCACGATGCCCAGTGCCTGTGTTCCACCCGGGCTAGTTCCCAAGTTTCTACTTGATCTCTCAGCTAGAGTTTTTACTCTATCACCTCAAGGCGCCTGGTGCCTGAGCTAAAATATTGAGAATAGCTGCTGCTTGTTGAGCCTTTACTCTGTGCCAAACACTATGTGCTATcaattcaatcctcacaacaaccctatgtgATATGTCCaattattaatcccattttagagaaaagaaaacggAGACACTGAATGGTCAGGAAATCTgcccagtggatcacttgaggccaggagttcaagaccagcctggccaacatggtgaaaccctatctctactaaaaatacaaaaattagccgggcatggtggtgcacacctgtactctcagctactctggaggctgaggcaggagaatcgcttgaacccgggaggcggaggttgcagtgagctgagattgcaccactgcactccagcctgggcaacagagcgagactctatctcgaaaacaaaaaacaaaaaaaaaacctgcccaGGTTCTCACAGGTAGAGCAGGGATTAGAGCCTGGCTGATACCAGAGCAATAACCGCTGCAccatattgtcttattttaatgaCCCATCAATGGTTAGAATTATGGAGGTAGGAGGTGATAGGCATCAAACtctttatttcacagatgaggaactgaAAGCTTAGACAGGTCAAGCTGCTTGCCAGGGGCTGGCTAGGTCTGAGCCAAAACTAGAACCCTGGGTATTCTTTTCCTCTACCCATGATTATATGTTGAGCTAAATAGTAAATATTACCAGTTAAAACTATGGAGAAACATGAATAACAATTTATGGTGATCGCATTTTGAGGGAAAGGTATCCATGCATAGAAAACAGAATGTGCTCTACAGAAATGTGAACAGTTCATTTTGGAATGGTGAGATTATGAGTGATTAAAAATGTCTTCGTTGTTTTGCtgctctgttgtttttcttaatttttctacaatgaacatacacgacctaattaagaaataatttttcaaggGCGTTAAAACTCTGGGATTCAACTAACACATATAGCGTACTGCTAGGTGCCAAGAACCGTGGTGGAAATTTTCACATGCTTGTGCCATTTACTCACACCACCCTTTCAGCCTGTTCCATTCATACAGCTTTCTCTCCTGCCCCCTGGTGTTGACTAATGCCATAGAAGTCACTCTCCCTTTCAGCTCCTTCAAATGGAAGATTCAGGGAGACCATGCTTTCTCCTAAAAGGACTCAACACTCACTCAATAAACCTCTAAATTGGATGATCCAGGCTTTTCACTTCTGTCTCCTTCCCAGCTTTTGCTCCCCTTCATTATTGGATGAGAGAAACTAGGATGGAATCAGTGTTCTTAGTTGTAGGTTGCACCAATGAAGACAGAGTAGAAAGGAATCGTGGGGAGTTGTACTATTATTCGTAGGATTTCTCCCACTGTGGTTTGGCAGCATCTAAACATTGCTTGGTCCTACCCATCTTAACAATCAATCTATCAGCAGGAAATTATTGAGCTATGCAGTAGTTCCAGCTCCATGCCAGGGGTTACAAAGTCTGAGCAGTCATAATCCTTTGACCTTGAGGAGGTTACAATCAttattacagaaaaacaaattcatagaATACCCAGCAGACATTTTAAGAAGCTACTAAGCAAGGAGCTGATAATTGTGGGGCTTACACAAGTGGGTCTCTTACAGCATTCACTCAACACGTTGCCTGAGAGCTGCCTTTGGAAAAACACCCTGGGGGGTTGCCAAGTTGCCAACTCATTTTCTGCAAGCTTGTCTTTTTTCAGTGCCTAATCAAGAAAGTACTTGAGAATTCAGCCTCAtagttattaatataaaaatgtcagTACTTTAACCACAGTTAGTGGTAACTGAGAGAAACCTCGTAAGTGATCTTGAAGATCACTTACGGAGTTTCAGTGAAAGAGTCAGGGAAGTTGcgaactggttttttttttttttaattattattaaaaggaGCAGGTTTTGCATTTTGGAGAACAAAAAAGGTGCCAATTCATTTGTCTCAGTTAATAGTAAGCGCTCTTGTAcactattttcttcttccttctttagcTACATTCAACAGGAACTCCAATATTAAGTAAAAGGATACAACCTGAAAAACATATACTGCTTACTTTGGGCTCggcactgttttaagcacttaGAAATATTAACTCATGTAATCTTTATAAGAATCCGGTGAGGTAgaaacccatttcacagatgaggaacgTGAAGACATCGAAGGTGCCaattgtccaagatcacacagctagtaggtgaCAGGATCAGGTTTCAAGCCCCTCTAGAATCCACGCTCCTAGTATGTGAGTTGCTCTGAAAAAGACAAGCACCACACTGGTAGCTACCAAGACCAAAAAGCAGCTCCGAAGGCCAAAGAGATCCCGAAAGGAGAAGGCTCGCTGTGGAATATCTGTGGAAGCTTCAAGGAGGTAGCGGGAATTGGGAAGGCCAGGAAAATGGGAAGAACTTAAATATGATGTGCTATCATCTTTAGGGCATTTAGATGACTAGAATACAACTTTGTGGCTCAGCAAATAAGAGAGCAAATAAGATCACCATTGAAACGGTGCCAGCCACCCACCGTTCCACTCAAAGGGCATATTCCCAGAGGCAAGTGGGGAAGTGAAAGGACTAACAAATCTGCTTGTTGCCAAGTAGACTATGCTACCAGCCATTCCGTTTGCACTAAAGGGATTTTCAAGTATAATTTTCACTACtggaaattttttagtttttacctCAAACCCCATTTGTAAAATAGTCCAGTAAGAGCAGACAATGGTCTAGGTGTGGTGGAAAAGCATAAGTGTTAGCAAAATAAGGGGTTAAAGAAAGTGCAggcctgggtgaggtggctcacacctgtaatcccagcacttgggaggccaacgtgggtggatcatttgaggtcagcagttcaagaccagcctggccaacatagtcaaaccccttctctactaaaaaataaaaaaattagctgggagtggtgctgggcacctgtaatcccagctactcgggaggctgaggcatgagaatcacttgaacccaggaggcggaggttgcagtgaaccgagatcgcgccactgcactccagcctgggtgacagagtgagactccctctcaaaaaaaaaaaaaaagaaaagaaaagaaagtgcagGATGCCGCCTGAAACATGTAGGTATCTCAGGTGAGGTGAggaaaaggagaggggagggcggatgaaaaaaaagaatgatataacTGTATCAGGTTGACTTAGTGGCAAATGGATCATGTGAATATTACACACATTTGCTACACATGCTTCAGGACTTTAGAGAAAGGAGAAGCCTCTGGGGGTCAGGATGGCCAAAGAGGACCAGGACTTATTGAGTAACTACAAGGAGAAGAATTTGGCTAAAGGTGAGGATTCTGGCTGGGGAGCATGAGGAGGAGAGGTCAAAggagagaggtttttttttctaggcAGACTCTCACctgttgcctagtctggagtACAGCAGCACTATCtcaaacctccgcctcccagattcaagtgattctcctgcctcagcttcccaagtagctgagatgacaggcatgcgccatgacgcccggctaatttttgtatttttagtagagacggg is a genomic window containing:
- the PPP1R3C gene encoding protein phosphatase 1 regulatory subunit 3C, with translation MSCTRMIQVLDPRPLTSSVMPVDVAMRLCLAHSPPVKSFLGPYDEFQRRHFVNKLKPLKSCLNIKHKAKSQNDWKCSHNQAKKRVVFADSKGLSLTAIHVFSDLPEEPAWDLQFDLLDLNDISSALKHHEEKNLILDFPQPSTDYLSFRSHFQKNFVCLENCSLQERTVTGTVKVKNVSFEKKVQIRITFDSWKNYTDVDCVYMKNVYGGTDSDTFSFAIDLPPVIPTEQKIEFCISYHANGQVFWDNNDGQNYRIVHVQWKPDGVQTQMAPQDCAFHQTSPKTELESTIFGSPRLASGLFPEWQSWGRMENLASYR